The following are from one region of the Staphylococcus argenteus genome:
- the czrA gene encoding Zn(II)-responsive metalloregulatory transcriptional repressor CzrA has product MSEQYSEIHTDTLERVTDIFKALGDYNRIRIMDLLSVSEASVGHISHQLNLSQSNVSHQLKLLKSVHLVKAKRQGQSMIYSLDDIHVATMLKQAINHANHPKESGL; this is encoded by the coding sequence ATGTCAGAACAGTATTCAGAAATACATACAGATACTTTAGAACGAGTCACTGATATTTTCAAGGCATTAGGTGATTACAATCGAATACGTATTATGGATTTACTATCTGTGAGCGAAGCAAGCGTTGGTCACATATCACACCAATTAAACTTATCTCAATCGAATGTCTCTCATCAATTGAAATTACTTAAAAGCGTTCATCTTGTAAAAGCAAAACGACAAGGTCAGTCAATGATTTACTCATTAGATGACATCCACGTAGCAACTATGTTAAAGCAAGCTATTAATCACGCGAATCATCCTAAAGAAAGTGGGTTATAA
- the czrB gene encoding CDF family zinc efflux transporter CzrB, which translates to MSHSHHHHDHMHSHVTTNNKKVLFISFLIIGLYMFIEIIGGLLANSLALLSDGIHMFSDTFSLGVALVAFIYAEKNATTTKTFGYKRFEVLAALFNGVTLFVISILIVFEAIKRFFVPSEVQSKEMLIISIIGLIVNIVVAFFMFKGGDTSHNLNMRGAFLHVIGDLLGSVGAITAAILIWAFGWTIADPIASILVSVIILKSAWGITKSSINILMEGTPSDVDIDEVITTIKKDSRIQSVHDCHVWTISNDMNALSCHVVVDHTLTMKECELLLENIEHDLLHLNIHHMTIQLETPNHKHDESTICSGTHSHSHNHHAHHHAHVH; encoded by the coding sequence ATGTCTCATTCACATCATCATCACGACCACATGCACAGTCATGTGACAACAAATAATAAGAAAGTATTGTTTATTTCGTTTTTAATTATTGGCTTATACATGTTTATCGAAATCATCGGTGGTCTTCTTGCTAATAGTTTGGCATTATTATCTGATGGTATCCATATGTTTAGCGATACATTTTCATTAGGTGTTGCACTTGTGGCATTTATTTATGCTGAAAAAAATGCCACAACTACGAAAACATTTGGTTATAAACGCTTCGAGGTGCTTGCAGCATTATTTAATGGTGTAACACTTTTTGTAATAAGTATTTTGATAGTTTTTGAAGCGATTAAACGTTTCTTTGTTCCTTCAGAAGTTCAATCAAAAGAAATGTTAATCATTAGTATTATTGGTTTAATTGTCAATATCGTTGTTGCATTCTTTATGTTTAAAGGCGGCGACACTTCACACAATTTAAATATGCGCGGTGCTTTTCTACATGTTATCGGAGACTTACTAGGTTCAGTTGGCGCCATTACTGCAGCTATTTTAATTTGGGCATTTGGATGGACAATCGCCGATCCTATCGCAAGTATTTTAGTTTCAGTTATTATTTTAAAAAGTGCTTGGGGTATCACAAAGTCTTCAATTAATATTTTAATGGAAGGCACACCAAGTGATGTTGATATAGATGAAGTTATAACTACTATTAAAAAGGATTCACGAATACAAAGCGTGCATGATTGCCATGTTTGGACAATTTCGAATGATATGAATGCATTAAGCTGTCATGTTGTTGTAGACCATACATTGACAATGAAAGAATGTGAATTATTATTAGAAAATATTGAGCATGATTTATTACATTTAAATATTCATCATATGACTATTCAATTAGAAACACCTAATCACAAACATGATGAATCGACTATATGTTCAGGAACACATAGTCATTCACATAACCACCATGCTCATCACCACGCACACGTACATTAA